The Labeo rohita strain BAU-BD-2019 chromosome 19, IGBB_LRoh.1.0, whole genome shotgun sequence genome window below encodes:
- the zbtb22a gene encoding zinc finger and BTB domain-containing protein 22 isoform X2: MDPLAFESVLNSAYTGQLSIVRDDIINYVTVASFLQMWHIVDKCTDILKRSRPLVQVSPGGATSSSHQSPSSSDCCFADPEDGERAAGEQALEKRPQSALPPLATWRRPTQSRWSRSSLTFPVRTEPECGPNTGDEGFHAFHVAPLPSIETDFARHRIRARLRGAKEDEEQRRMEADEGVGEPLDEDKVRVKCEEHQAGGVESDGRLRESESGETEQDADGLWNQWTLSDAKLPDEDEDDEADVPFETYDEIEKATGQISQRPLPPPSDQLTPGPSELSWVSQSSSSSPCSPLSATPKVHFCHCGKAYTLKSMRDRHVKMQHLNLRPFACPVCSKSFKMKHHLTKHVKTHGGLRPYECTLCGKKIVWRDSFLKHQARCQRTTATSGCQNEDADAPGQVKVEQDDYSLQEEAIHS, from the exons ATGGACCCTCTGGCCTTCGAGAGCGTGTTAAACTCGGCCTACACGGGTCAGCTCAGCATCGTGCGCGACGACATCATCAACTACGTCACGGTGGCCAGCTTCCTCCAGATGTGGCACATCGTAGACAAGTGCACAGACATCCTGAAGAGGTCGCGACCTTTGGTTCAGGTCAGCCCCGGCGGGGCCACGTCCTCCAGTCACCAGTCGCCCAGCAGCTCCGACTGTTGCTTCGCCGACCCGGAGGACGGGGAGCGAGCGGCGGGCGAACAAGCTCTGGAAAAACGACCGCAAAGCGCGCTTCCGCCTCTGGCCACATGGAGGCGTCCGACTCAAAGCAGGTGGAGCAGAAGCAGCCTGACGTTCCCCGTCCGAACAGAGCCCGAATGCGGGCCAAACACGGGAGACGAAGGTTTCCACGCGTTCCACGTGGCGCCTCTGCCGTCCATCGAAACGGACTTCGCGAGGCACCGGATCCGCGCTCGCCTCCGAGGAGCGAAGGAAGACGAGGAGCAGAGGAGAATGGAGGCGGACGAAGGAGTCGGAGAGCCGCTGGATGAGGACAAAGTGAGGGTGAAGTGTGAGGAGCACCAGGCCG GAGGCGTCGAGTCGGACGGACGTCTCAGAGAGAGCGAGAGCGGCGAGACGGAGCAGGACGCCGACGGACTGTGGAACCAATGGACTTTGTCCGACGCCAAGCTGCCCGACGAAGACGAGGACGACGAAGCGGACGTCCCGTTCGAGACCTACGACGAGATCGAGAAGGCCACGGGGCAGATCTCCCAGCGTCCCTTGCCTCCGCCGTCCGACCAGTTGACGCCGGGACCGTCCGAGCTCTCCTGGGTCTCGCAGTCGTCCTCGTCCTCCCCGTGCTCTCCTCTCTCGGCGACGCCCAAAGTCCACTTCTGTCACTGCGGCAAAGCGTACACGCTGAAGAGCATGCGCGACCGCCACGTCAAAATGCAACACCTGAACCTGCGTCCGTTCGCCTGCCCCGTCTGCTCCAAGAGCTTCAAGATGAAGCACCACCTGACCAAACACGTCAAGACGCACGGAGGCCTGCGTCCGTACGAATGCACGCTCTGCGGCAAGAAGATCGTCTGGAGAGACAGTTTCCTCAAGCATCAGGCTCGCTGCCAGCGAACAACAGCGACGTCCGGCTGTCAAAATGAAGACGCGGATGCACCTGGACAAGTGAAGGTGGAACAGGATGATTATTCATTGCAAGAAGAGGcaatacactcttaa
- the scn1bb gene encoding sodium channel, voltage-gated, type I, beta b, translated as MMMMMMMKMKMADVSVRRLLLLCVFCALSVSLCSGACAEVDSDTEAVAGQSFKLGCISCKKRGEVEATATVDWMFRARGEAEFAHIYSYDGEVASIIDERFLDRVEWHGSKNTLDLQDASVDLLNVTFNDSGVYRCVFNRVLTYGHYDHTDIASKEVHLTVVAKATRGTASIVSEVMMYVSIIGLQLWLLVEMIYCYRKIAAAGEEALRASAAEYLAIASESKDNCAGVQVAE; from the exons atgatgatgatgatgatgatgaagatgaagatggcGGACGTGAGTGTGAGACGTCTGCTGCTCCTGTGTGTGTTCTGCGCGCTGTCCG TGTCTCTGTGCAGCGGCGCGTGTGCCGAGGTGGATTCGGACACCGAGGCCGTGGCGGGACAGAGCTTCAAGCTGGGATGCATTTCCTGTAAGAAGCGAGGGGAGGTGGAGGCCACGGCCACCGTCGACTGGATGTTCAGGGCGCGAGGAGAGGCCGAGTTCGCGCAC ATTTACAGCTACGACGGCGAGGTGGCCAGCATCATCGACGAGCGCTTTCTGGATCGCGTGGAGTGGCACGGCAGCAAGAACACCTTGGACCTTCAGGACGCGTCCGTGGACCTCCTTAACGTCACCTTCAACGACTCCGGCGTCTACCGCTGCGTCTTCAACCGGGTCCTCACCTACGGGCACTACGACCACACCGACATCGCCAGTAAAGAGGTTCACCTCACCGTGGTGGCCAAAG CCACGCGCGGGACGGCGTCCATCGTGTCGGAGGTGATGATGTACGTGTCCATCATCGGTCTGCAGCTCTGGCTGTTGGTGGAGATGATCTACTGCTACAGGAAGATCGCGGCCGCCGGAGAGGAAGCGCTCAGAGCCAGCGC CGCGGAGTATCTGGCGATCGCGTCCGAGAGCAAAGACAACTGCGCGGGCGTGCAGGTAGCGGAATAG
- the zbtb22a gene encoding zinc finger and BTB domain-containing protein 22 isoform X1 yields the protein MEQIVGRPSAPPGPVLQVCFPSARASVLENLNRQREEGQLCDLSIQVQGQVFRAHRCVLAASSPYFHDQVLLKNVTTVSLPSVMDPLAFESVLNSAYTGQLSIVRDDIINYVTVASFLQMWHIVDKCTDILKRSRPLVQVSPGGATSSSHQSPSSSDCCFADPEDGERAAGEQALEKRPQSALPPLATWRRPTQSRWSRSSLTFPVRTEPECGPNTGDEGFHAFHVAPLPSIETDFARHRIRARLRGAKEDEEQRRMEADEGVGEPLDEDKVRVKCEEHQAGGVESDGRLRESESGETEQDADGLWNQWTLSDAKLPDEDEDDEADVPFETYDEIEKATGQISQRPLPPPSDQLTPGPSELSWVSQSSSSSPCSPLSATPKVHFCHCGKAYTLKSMRDRHVKMQHLNLRPFACPVCSKSFKMKHHLTKHVKTHGGLRPYECTLCGKKIVWRDSFLKHQARCQRTTATSGCQNEDADAPGQVKVEQDDYSLQEEAIHS from the exons ATGGAGCAGATCGTCGGCCGCCCCAGCGCTCCGCCCGGCCCGGTCCTGCAGGTGTGTTTCCCCAGCGCCCGCGCGTCGGTTCTGGAGAATCTGAACCGGCAGCGCGAGGAGGGTCAGCTGTGTGACCTGTCCATTCAAGTGCAGGGTCAGGTGTTCCGCGCGCACCGGTGTGTGCTGGCCGCCTCGTCTCCGTATTTCCACGACCAG GTCCTGCTGAAGAACGTCACCACGGTGTCTCTTCCCTCCGTCATGGACCCTCTGGCCTTCGAGAGCGTGTTAAACTCGGCCTACACGGGTCAGCTCAGCATCGTGCGCGACGACATCATCAACTACGTCACGGTGGCCAGCTTCCTCCAGATGTGGCACATCGTAGACAAGTGCACAGACATCCTGAAGAGGTCGCGACCTTTGGTTCAGGTCAGCCCCGGCGGGGCCACGTCCTCCAGTCACCAGTCGCCCAGCAGCTCCGACTGTTGCTTCGCCGACCCGGAGGACGGGGAGCGAGCGGCGGGCGAACAAGCTCTGGAAAAACGACCGCAAAGCGCGCTTCCGCCTCTGGCCACATGGAGGCGTCCGACTCAAAGCAGGTGGAGCAGAAGCAGCCTGACGTTCCCCGTCCGAACAGAGCCCGAATGCGGGCCAAACACGGGAGACGAAGGTTTCCACGCGTTCCACGTGGCGCCTCTGCCGTCCATCGAAACGGACTTCGCGAGGCACCGGATCCGCGCTCGCCTCCGAGGAGCGAAGGAAGACGAGGAGCAGAGGAGAATGGAGGCGGACGAAGGAGTCGGAGAGCCGCTGGATGAGGACAAAGTGAGGGTGAAGTGTGAGGAGCACCAGGCCG GAGGCGTCGAGTCGGACGGACGTCTCAGAGAGAGCGAGAGCGGCGAGACGGAGCAGGACGCCGACGGACTGTGGAACCAATGGACTTTGTCCGACGCCAAGCTGCCCGACGAAGACGAGGACGACGAAGCGGACGTCCCGTTCGAGACCTACGACGAGATCGAGAAGGCCACGGGGCAGATCTCCCAGCGTCCCTTGCCTCCGCCGTCCGACCAGTTGACGCCGGGACCGTCCGAGCTCTCCTGGGTCTCGCAGTCGTCCTCGTCCTCCCCGTGCTCTCCTCTCTCGGCGACGCCCAAAGTCCACTTCTGTCACTGCGGCAAAGCGTACACGCTGAAGAGCATGCGCGACCGCCACGTCAAAATGCAACACCTGAACCTGCGTCCGTTCGCCTGCCCCGTCTGCTCCAAGAGCTTCAAGATGAAGCACCACCTGACCAAACACGTCAAGACGCACGGAGGCCTGCGTCCGTACGAATGCACGCTCTGCGGCAAGAAGATCGTCTGGAGAGACAGTTTCCTCAAGCATCAGGCTCGCTGCCAGCGAACAACAGCGACGTCCGGCTGTCAAAATGAAGACGCGGATGCACCTGGACAAGTGAAGGTGGAACAGGATGATTATTCATTGCAAGAAGAGGcaatacactcttaa
- the rnf139 gene encoding E3 ubiquitin-protein ligase RNF139 has translation MASAHGRLGQHFLAVLDVVLRVPSIFIIDTIFNSYSDPGTGWSGTAGRALIRALGILVSSVVLVLSQKSLFKFYTLFVAVLLGAASVLVNYYSTSHIDFYSAYNKAALGFGLLPRSGPTLWLGLALLQLLLGLGYVALLNVQSFCAALVVLDIMVPLWGLMVELPAHVRQALALASGAILAMHAAANLLWKLKWFYYSCRYVYLLLRHMYRIYGLQLLLEDTWKRIRFPDILRVFWLTRMTAQAVILVYVVRVVRSESGLQLGWDLFWDLSSNLIISGCDSTLTVLGMSAVISSLAHYLGLSILAFIGSTEEEDKRLGFVAPVLFFILALQTGLSGLSPEDRLVRLSRNMCLLLTAILHFIHGMTDPVLMSLSASHVSSVRRHVPVLLVSFILFALPILLSYVLWHHNVLNTWLFAVTAFCVELCLKVLVSLTVYALFMIDGFYNVLWEKLDDYVYYVRSTGNVIEFVFGVIMFGNGAYTMMFEVGSKIRACMMCLHAYFNIYLQAKNGWKTFINRRTAVKKINSLPEVKGAQLREIEDVCAICYQEFATSARITPCHHYFHALCLRKWLYIQDTCPMCHQRVYIEDDGHERATFSNNNGYAAPGQERAEFEGEEGGANAGAAAGGAEPENELLEDNDSIEYDEEEWGTQPGVTLVEEEYINDDTDSN, from the exons ATGGCGTCCGCTCACGGGCGGCTGGGTCAGCACTTCCTGGCCGTGCTGGATGTGGTTTTGCGGGTCCCGAGCATCTTTATAATCGACACCATATTCAACTCGTACTCCGATCCCGGTACCGGATGGAGCGGAACCGCCGGAAGAGCGTTAATCCGCGCGCTGG GTATTCTGGTTTCCAGCGTGGTTCTGGTGCTTTCCCAGAAGTCCCTGTTCAAGTTCTACACCCTGTTTGTGGCCGTCCTGCTGGGCGCGGCGTCTGTCCTCGTCAACTACTACAGCACGTCTCACATCGACTTCTACAGCGCGTATAACAAAGCGGCGCTGGGCTTCGGCCTGCTGCCTCGGAGCGGACCCACGCTGTGGCTGGGCCTGGCGCTGCTGCAGCTGCTGCTGGGATTGGGCTACGTGGCGCTGCTGAACGTCCAGTCGTTCTGCGCCGCTCTGGTGGTGCTGGACATCATGGTCCCTCTGTGGGGGCTGATGGTGGAGCTCCCGGCGCACGTGCGGCAGGCGTTGGCCCTGGCGTCGGGGGCGATTCTCGCGATGCACGCGGCCGCTAATCTCCTGTGGAAGCTGAAGTGGTTCTACTACTCGTGCCGCTACGTCTACCTGCTCCTGCGCCACATGTACCGCATCTACGGCCTGCAGCTGCTGCTGGAGGACACTTGGAAGCGCATACGCTTCCCCGACATCCTGCGCGTCTTCTGGCTGACGCGCATGACGGCGCAAGCCGTGATTCTAGTGTACGTCGTTCGCGTGGTTCGCTCAGAAAGCGGCCTGCAGCTCGGCTGGGACTTGTTCTGGGACTTGTCCAGCAACTTAATCATCAGCGGCTGCGATTCGACGCTCACCGTGCTCGGAATGAGCGCCGTCATTTCGTCGCTGGCGCATTATTTGGGTCTGAGCATCCTGGCGTTCATCGGCTCCACCGAGGAGGAGGATAAGCGACTGGGGTTTGTCGCGCCAGTGCTGTTCTTCATCCTCGCCTTGCAGACGGGGCTAAGTGGACTGAGTCCCGAAGATCGACTGGTCCGGCTCAGCCGGAACATGTGCCTTCTGCTGACCGCGATCTTGCATTTCATCCACGGGATGACGGATCCGGTGCTCATGTCGTTGAGCGCGTCGCACGTTTCGTCGGTGCGAAGGCACGTTCCTGTCCTACTAGTTTCGTTCATCCTGTTCGCTCTTCCCATCCTGCTCAGTTACGTCCTGTGGCACCACAACGTGCTGAACACGTGGCTCTTCGCCGTCACCGCGTTCTGCGTGGAGCTCTGCCTCAAAGTCCTCGTCTCGCTCACCGTCTACGCTCTCTTCATGATCGACGGATTCTACAACGTGCTTTGGGAGAAGCTGGACGATTACGTCTACTACGTGCGCTCCACCGGCAACGTCATCGAGTTCGTCTTCGGCGTGATCATGTTCGGAAACGGCGCGTACACGATGATGTTCGAGGTGGGCAGCAAGATCCGCGCGTGCATGATGTGCCTGCACGCGTATTTCAACATCTACCTGCAGGCGAAGAACGGCTGGAAGACGTTTATCAACCGCCGCACGGCGGTCAAAAAGATCAACTCGCTCCCGGAGGTCAAAGGCGCGCAGCTGCGCGAAATCGAGGACGTTTGCGCCATCTGCTACCAGGAGTTTGCGACTTCCGCGCGCATTACTCCGTGCCACCATTATTTCCACGCGCTCTGCTTGCGCAAGTGGCTGTACATTCAAGACACGTGTCCCATGTGCCACCAGCGCGTTTACATCGAGGACGACGGCCACGAGCGCGCCACGTTCTCCAATAACAACGGCTACGCCGCGCCGGGCCAGGAGAGGGCGGAGTTTGAGGGAGAAGAGGGCGGGGCTAACGCGGGCGCGGCCGCCGGAGGGGCGGAGCCCGAAAACGAGCTCCTGGAGGACAACGACAGCATCGAATACGACGAGGAGGAGTGGGGAACGCAGCCGGGCGTGACGCTCGTGGAGGAAGAGTACATTAACGACGACACGGACTCCAACTGA
- the tmem65 gene encoding transmembrane protein 65 — MFIRAPVCFSAAMIRQALVRSLATRHASGAGHLHRRFLGTHRRKIKPEQLELPNQAREFVYSLSPANRSCLLKELQNFESQTQDSGESSPPTAAQLRYILLHNAIPFIGFGFLDNAIMIAAGTQIELSIGLTLGISTMAAAALGNLVSDLAGLGLAGYVEALAARFGMQIPDLTPKQVDMWQTRVTSHMGKAIGVAIGCILGMFPLLFFSDDEDKEEEKKKNHPKSK, encoded by the exons ATGTTTATTAGGGCTCCAGTGTGTTTCAGTGCCGCGATGATCCGGCAGGCTTTGGTGCGCTCGCTTGCGACCCGTCACGCGTCCGGAGCGGGTCACCTGCACCGGCGGTTCCTCGGTACACACCGACGCAAAATCAAACCCGAGCAGCTGGAGCTCCCGAACCAGGCGCGGGAGTTCGTGTACAGCCTGAGCCCGGCGAACCGGAGCTGCTTACTCAAGGAGCTGCAGAACTTCGAGTCCCAGACTCAAG ATTCGGGGGAATCGTCTCCACCGACGGCGGCGCAGCTCAGATACA TTCTCCTGCACAACGCCATTCCCTTCATCGGCTTCGGCTTCCTGGATAATGCCATCATGATCGCAGCT GGCACCCAGATTGAACTGTCCATTGGATTGACGCTGGGAATATCCACCATGGCAG CGGCGGCTCTGGGGAATCTGGTGTCTGATCTGGCTGGACTCGG TTTAGCAGGTTACGTGGAGGCTCTGGCTGCGCGCTTCGGGATGCAGATTCCTGATCTGACGCCGAAACAAGTCGATATGTGGCAGACCAGAGTCACTTCACACATG GGTAAAGCCATCGGCGTCGCTATCGGATGCATTCTGGGAATGTTTCCGTTGCTCTTCTTCAGCGATGATGAAGAtaaggaggaggagaagaagaagaatcatCCGAAGTCAAAATGA